Proteins encoded in a region of the Vicia villosa cultivar HV-30 ecotype Madison, WI linkage group LG5, Vvil1.0, whole genome shotgun sequence genome:
- the LOC131601214 gene encoding uncharacterized protein LOC131601214 isoform X2, whose product MTEDSNVRVSSSNEASQTRQRKKRKWDQPEESLLPAGMAVPGVLPLSNSVPHGGVVFPGVTSAISGALLTNPLAAAALLQQQSTVAAQKLNQIQDELVIAREIVINDAESSIRYKLTKRQTQEEIQRCTGTIVITRGKYRPPNVPLDGEKPLYLHISAGAHIKDTAERILVVDRAAAMIEEILRPGQTSQSISSASPSPLANGLKVLSTSVFLGFDADPSWNIVARIRGPNDQYINHITNETGATVILRGRVSGNDEGSTGEDGQQPMHLFLSSDNAKSLEQAKSLAENLLDTISMECGASRISSCKAYSAVPPPQPVYTAVPPPQPVYTAVPSPQQVYSGPTAILPLQQGYSAVPPPQQLLAGVQSLAASSGITTTSLSLTAVSTPIPLANTIGYTPSLVSGGTSYIGYGGIYPQATPLQQVALALRHSPPVASTVAPTTSGSSRESKSTTSSDHEKEDKWPSLRRKFQELPVVSKGTRHNQGAATMDIDLPDGILSFIFSKLTLKDLIKTCTLSKHWLQEWRLSSRHLNFDFHNTFHCNTLPKHFPTLQSQSQFTAALDQSISNYQHPTIDSIRVQFPLGDQHSDVIDRLISLGIAKGVKHIQLLFSDDDDDDFIDKIERYRFSFTLLSLSTTLTYLHLQNCHLLEPMEFCGLKNLTTLVLQITRVDQVFIQGLFSNCLHLLDLTLHKCVLYSPITIGGPNFKIGSSKLRHLKIIDCRYGSVSPSKISIVANNLSSFEYSGHGTRKFAIMAPKLSKVFWNAAVNERNRNSLGSIPKLNQIENLVIITTHSHISRLKALSRIRKLKQLELFIDKGHFPYIDFYSILDVLMATQHLQKLSLTVRYKSWNGFLVPRKTAKFFHNGLEFVELHGCVCNSQTIVFARMLLRNVNSLKKITFSSCDKFYTGAGGYTASSDNNGFNRNFIFESLKDEVKEHCQLVIL is encoded by the exons ATGACGGAGGATAGTAACGTTAGGGTTTCTTCTTCCAATGAAGCTTCGCAAACGAGACAGAG aaagaagagaaagtggGATCAACCGGAGGAGTCATTGTTACCTGCTGGGATGGCAGTTCCTGGAGTTCTTCCATTGAGCAATTCTGTGCCTCATGGCGGGGTTGTATTTCCGGGTGTGACTTCAGCAATATCTGGTGCTCTTTTGACAAATCCTTTGGCAGCTGCAGCTCTGCTTCAGCAGCAAAGCACGGTGGCGGCCCAAAAATTGAATCAA attCAAGATGAGTTGGTAATTGCTCGAGAAATCGTCATAAATGATGCAGAATCTTCTATTCGTTACAAATTGACAAAACGCCAGACTCAAGAGGAG ATCCAGAGGTGCACTGGTACTATAGTTATAACTAG GGGCAAGTATCGACCGCCCAATGTGCCGCTCGATGGTGAAAAGCCATTATATCTCCACATCTCTGCAGGAGCTCAT ATAAAAGATACGGCAGAACGGATTTTAGTTGTTGATCGGGCTGCTGCGATGATTGAAGAAATTCTAAGGCCGGGGCAAACTTCACAGTCAATTTCTTCCGCCTCACCTTCACCTCTGGCTAATGGATTGAAG GTACTGAGCACAAGTGTGTTTTTGGGCTTTGATGCTGACCCATCGTGGAACATTGTTGCCCGTATACGTGGACCAAAT GACCAGTATATAAATCACATTACCAATGAAACAGGAGCAACCGTAATACTGAGAGGACGTGTTTCAGGAAATGATGAAGGGTCAACTGGAGAAG ATGGACAACAGCCTATGCACCTGTTTTTGTCTAGTGACAATGCAAAAAGCCTGGAACAGGCTAAGTCCTTGGCGGAAAATCTTTTGGATACAATCAGTATGGAATGTGGAGCTTCAag GATTTCATCATGTAAAGCTTATAGTGCTGTTCCACCTCCACAGCCAGTATATACTGCTGTTCCACCTCCACAGCCAGTATATACCGCTGTTCCATCACCCCAGCAGGTTTATAGCGGCCCTACTGCCATTTTGCCCCTACAACAAGGTTATAGTGCTGTTCCACCCCCACAGCAGTTGTTGGCTGGAGTTCAGAGTTTGGCAGCAAGCTCAGGCATAACCACTACATCATTGTCATTGACCGCAGTTTCGACACCAATTCCTCTAGCAAACACAATTGGTTATACTCCTTCTTTAGTATCAGGTGGAACTAGCTACATTGGATATGGTGGAATATATCCTCAAGCTACCCCATTGCAACAAGTTGCCCTTGCCCTGAGGCACTCACCTCCTGTTGCTTCAACAGTTGCTCCAACAACTTCCGGATCAAGCAGAGAATCGAAGTCAACCACAAGCTCTGATCATGAAAAAGAGGACAAATGGCCATCTCTGCGGCGGAAGTTTCAAGAATTACCAGTTGTCTCAAAGGGCACAAGACACAATCAG GGTGCAGCAACAATGGACATTGATTTGCCAGATGGTATTTTATCCTTTATCTTTTCCAAGTTAACTTTGAAGGATCTGATCAAAACATGCACACTGTCCAAACACTGGCTTCAGGAATGGAGAttgtcatcaaggcacctcaatTTTGATTTCCATAATACATTTCACTGCAATACACTACCTAAACACTTTCCAACCCTCCAATCTCAATCTCAATTTACTGCAGCATTGGATCAATCCATATCAAACTATCAACATCCTACCATTGACTCAATACGAGTACAATTTCCTTTGGGTGATCAACATAGTGATGTCATTGATAGATTGATTTCTCTAGGAATTGCCAAGGGTGTCAAACATATTCAACTATTATTCTCCGACGACGACGATGATGATTTTATAGACAAAATTGAGCGTTATAGATTTTCCTTTACTCTCCTATCATTGTCGACCACTCTAACTTATCTGCACCTACAGAACTGCCACCTACTAGAACCTATGGAATTTTGTGGGCTCAAGAATCTCACTACTCTTGTCTTGCAAATAACTCGTGTGGATCAGGTTTTCATTCAGGGCTTGTTTTCCAACTGCCTCCATCTTCTAGACTTAACCCTCCATAAATGTGTCCTCTATTCGCCTATTACTATAGGTGGTCCAAATTTCAAAATTGGCAGTTCAAAGTTGCGTCATCTGAAAATAATTGACTGTCGCTATGGGTCCGTCTCTCCTAGTAAGATATCTATTGTTGCCAACAATCTGTCATCCTTTGAATATAGCGGTCATGGCACCAGGAAATTTGCTATTATGGCACCAAAGTTATCTAAGGTTTTTTGGAATGCAGCCGTAAACGAGAGAAATAGAAACTCCTTGGGTTCAATTCCAAAATTAAATCAGATTGAGAATCTGGTTATAATCACCACTCACTCACAC ATATCAAGATTAAAGGCCTTGAGCAGAATTCGAAAACTTAAGCAATTGGAGTTATTTATCGATAAAGGGCATTTTCCTTATATTGATTTCTATTCAATTTTAGATGTTTTAATGGCTACTCAACATCTCCAAAAGCTTTCTCTTACG GTTAGATATAAAAGTTGGAATGGATTTCTTGTTCCAAGAAAAACTGCAAAGTTTTTTCACAATGGATTGGAATTTGTGGAGCTGCATGGTTGTGTATGCAATTCACAGACAATAGTATTTGCTAGGATGTTGTTGAGAAATGTGAATTCGCTTAAGAAAATTACTTTTAGCTCTTGTGACAAATTTTATACAGGTGCTGGAGGATATACTGCGAGCTCAGATAATAATGGGTTTAATCGGAATTTTATTTTTGAGAGCTTGAAAGATGAAGTAAAAGAACATTGCCAACTTGTTATTTTGTAG